Proteins from a single region of Juglans microcarpa x Juglans regia isolate MS1-56 chromosome 5S, Jm3101_v1.0, whole genome shotgun sequence:
- the LOC121268402 gene encoding LOW QUALITY PROTEIN: heat stress transcription factor B-3-like (The sequence of the model RefSeq protein was modified relative to this genomic sequence to represent the inferred CDS: inserted 1 base in 1 codon), giving the protein MVEGGVCEKGLLMEYVRKSSPPPFLLKTYVLVEDPATDEVISWNTEGTAFVVWQPAEFARDLLPTLFKHSNFSSFVRQLNTYGFRKIATNRWEFYNDLFRKGEKELLCDIRRRKPWVSKQHEVILNQDHADYCDEDQRSSSTSSSSXYGTLVDENKRLKKENVDLNSELKSMKKKCNELLDLVAKYAKSEKEEDDEDERAPKLFGVRLLEVQGDKRKRREMLKRKRAEISESASILLSQSCK; this is encoded by the exons atggtGGAGGGCGGTGTGTGTGAAAAGGGTTTGTTAATGGAATATGTGAGGAAGTCAAGTCCACCACCATTCTTGCTGAAGACGTACGTACTGGTGGAGGATCCGGCGACGGACGAGGTGATATCGTGGAACACGGAGGGAACGGCGTTTGTGGTGTGGCAGCCGGCGGAGTTTGCCCGTGATCTCCTCCCCACACTTTTCAAGCATAGCAACTTCTCCAGCTTTGTCCGCCAGCTCAATACCTAT GGTTTTCGGAAAATTGCGACAAACCGGTGGGAGTTTTACAACGACCTGTTCAGAAAGGGTGAGAAAGAGTTACTATGTGATATCCGTCGAAGAAAACCGTGGGTCAGCAAGCAACATGAAGTGATACTGAATCAAGACCATGCAGACTACTGTGATGAAGATCAAAGATCTTCATCGACTTCATCATCGT GGTATGGTACTCTTGTCGACGAAAACAAACGTCTCAAGAAGGAGAATGTGGACTTGAATTCCGAGCTTAAAAGCATGAAAAAGAAGTGCAATGAGCTTCTTGATTTGGTGGCTAAGTATGCAAAatcagagaaagaagaagatgatgaagatgaaagGGCGCCCAAGTTGTTTGGAGTGAGACTGCTGGAAGTCCAAGGAGataagaggaagaggagggagaTGCTGAAGAGAAAAAGGGCAGAGATTAGTGAAAGCGCAAGCATTTTGCTTTCTCAAtcatgcaaataa
- the LOC121268404 gene encoding NADPH-dependent thioredoxin reductase 3-like isoform X3 has translation MSSILSNALPPHNHSLFLLSTLSTRRRALRFHSPATRSALLQVTASSPELPTTPAKNVENVVIIGSGPAGYTAAIYAARANLKPVVFEGYQVGGVPGGQLMTTTEVENFPGFPDGISGPDLMERMRLQAERWGAELFQEDVENIDLKNSPFTVQSSERKVKCHSVIFATGATAKRLRLPREDEFWSRGISACAICDGASPLFKGQVLAVVGGGDTATEEALYLTKYARHVHLLVRRDQLKASRAMQDRVYNNPNITVHYNTETLDIISNTKGQMSGVLVRKVDTGEESVLEAKGLFYGIGHSPNSQLLEGQVVLDSSGYLLVEEGTAKTSVEGVFAAGDVQDHEWRQAVTAAGSGCIAALSVERYLVHNDLLVEFHQPQAEEVKKELTTRDVQEGFDITLTKHKGGYALRKLYHESPRLICVLYTAPTCGPCRTLKPILSKMHDRTNWGKIPVRLERN, from the exons ATGTCCTCCATTCTCTCCAACGCTCTTCCTCCACACAACCACAGTCTCTTTCTCCTTAGCACCTTGTCCACTCGCCGGCGCGCCCTCCGTTTCCATTCCCCCGCTACTCGCTCTGCCCTTCTCCAAGTCACTGCCTCCTCGCCCGAACTCCCAACCACTCCAG CAAAAAATGTCGAGAATGTTGTTATCATAGGTTCAGGTCCTGCTGGATACACAGCGGCAATATATGCAGCTCGTGCCAATTTGAAGCCTGTAGTATTCGAGGGATATCAAGTAGGCGGTGTTCCTGGGGGACAGTTGATGACTACCACTGAGGTGGAGAATTTCCCTGGGTTTCCTGATGGAATAAGTGGTCCAGATTTGATGGAAAG GATGCGACTGCAAGCTGAGCGTTGGGGAGCAGAATTGTTTCAAGAAGACGTGGAAAATATCGATTTAAAAAATAGTCCTTTTACAGTGCAAAGTAGTGAACGTAAG GTTAAGTGCCACAGTGTCATTTTTGCCACAGGAGCTACTGCAAAAAGGCTTAGGTTACCCCGTGAAGATGAATTTTGGAGTAGGGGAATTAGTGCTTGTGCTATTTGTGATGGGGCATCACCCTTGTTCAAGGGGCAAGTTCTTGCTGTTGTTGGAGGGGGTGATACAGCTACTGAGGAAGCATTGTACCTTACTAAATATGCTCGTCATGTTCATTTACTTGTACGTAGAGACCAACTAAAGGCTTCCAGAGCTATGCAAGATAG AGTGTACAACAATCCAAATATCACCGTTCACTACAATACAGAGACCTTGGATATTATTAGCAATACAAAAGGTCAGATGTCTGGAGTTTTAGTTCGAAAAGTCGATACTGGCGAGGAATCCGTGCTTGAGGCAAAGGGATTATTTTATGGTATAGGCCATTCACCAAATAGCCAGTTGTTGGAAGGCCAAGTTGTGCTCGACAGCTCTGGCTATTTGTTAGTTGAAGAGGGTACTGCAAAAACTTCAGTTGAAGGTGTATTTGCTGCTGGAGATGTGCAG GACCACGAATGGAGGCAAGCTGTAACTGCTGCTGGATCTGGATGCATTGCTGCTTTATCAGTCGAGAGATATCTTGTGCACAATGATCTCCTTGTTGAGTTTCACCAG CCCCAAGCTGAAGAGGTGAAGAAGGAACTCACAACCAGGGATGTTCAAGAAGGTTTTGACATTACACTTACAAAGCACAAGGGCGGG TATGCATTACGGAAATTGTACCATGAAAGTCCCAGGCTTATATGTGTACTATATACAGCGCCAACCTGTGGTCCTTGTAGGACTTTGAAGCCAATTCTTAGTAAG ATGCATGATAGAACCAACTGGGGAAAAATTCCAGTCAGACTTGAGAGAAACTGA
- the LOC121268404 gene encoding NADPH-dependent thioredoxin reductase 3-like isoform X2 — MSSILSNALPPHNHSLFLLSTLSTRRRALRFHSPATRSALLQVTASSPELPTTPAKNVENVVIIGSGPAGYTAAIYAARANLKPVVFEGYQVGGVPGGQLMTTTEVENFPGFPDGISGPDLMERMRLQAERWGAELFQEDVENIDLKNSPFTVQSSERATAKRLRLPREDEFWSRGISACAICDGASPLFKGQVLAVVGGGDTATEEALYLTKYARHVHLLVRRDQLKASRAMQDRVYNNPNITVHYNTETLDIISNTKGQMSGVLVRKVDTGEESVLEAKGLFYGIGHSPNSQLLEGQVVLDSSGYLLVEEGTAKTSVEGVFAAGDVQDHEWRQAVTAAGSGCIAALSVERYLVHNDLLVEFHQPQAEEVKKELTTRDVQEGFDITLTKHKGGYALRKLYHESPRLICVLYTAPTCGPCRTLKPILSKVIDEFDQNVHFVEIDIEEDPEIAEAAGIMGTPCVQFFKNKEMLRTVSGVKMKREYREFIEENK; from the exons ATGTCCTCCATTCTCTCCAACGCTCTTCCTCCACACAACCACAGTCTCTTTCTCCTTAGCACCTTGTCCACTCGCCGGCGCGCCCTCCGTTTCCATTCCCCCGCTACTCGCTCTGCCCTTCTCCAAGTCACTGCCTCCTCGCCCGAACTCCCAACCACTCCAG CAAAAAATGTCGAGAATGTTGTTATCATAGGTTCAGGTCCTGCTGGATACACAGCGGCAATATATGCAGCTCGTGCCAATTTGAAGCCTGTAGTATTCGAGGGATATCAAGTAGGCGGTGTTCCTGGGGGACAGTTGATGACTACCACTGAGGTGGAGAATTTCCCTGGGTTTCCTGATGGAATAAGTGGTCCAGATTTGATGGAAAG GATGCGACTGCAAGCTGAGCGTTGGGGAGCAGAATTGTTTCAAGAAGACGTGGAAAATATCGATTTAAAAAATAGTCCTTTTACAGTGCAAAGTAGTGAAC GAGCTACTGCAAAAAGGCTTAGGTTACCCCGTGAAGATGAATTTTGGAGTAGGGGAATTAGTGCTTGTGCTATTTGTGATGGGGCATCACCCTTGTTCAAGGGGCAAGTTCTTGCTGTTGTTGGAGGGGGTGATACAGCTACTGAGGAAGCATTGTACCTTACTAAATATGCTCGTCATGTTCATTTACTTGTACGTAGAGACCAACTAAAGGCTTCCAGAGCTATGCAAGATAG AGTGTACAACAATCCAAATATCACCGTTCACTACAATACAGAGACCTTGGATATTATTAGCAATACAAAAGGTCAGATGTCTGGAGTTTTAGTTCGAAAAGTCGATACTGGCGAGGAATCCGTGCTTGAGGCAAAGGGATTATTTTATGGTATAGGCCATTCACCAAATAGCCAGTTGTTGGAAGGCCAAGTTGTGCTCGACAGCTCTGGCTATTTGTTAGTTGAAGAGGGTACTGCAAAAACTTCAGTTGAAGGTGTATTTGCTGCTGGAGATGTGCAG GACCACGAATGGAGGCAAGCTGTAACTGCTGCTGGATCTGGATGCATTGCTGCTTTATCAGTCGAGAGATATCTTGTGCACAATGATCTCCTTGTTGAGTTTCACCAG CCCCAAGCTGAAGAGGTGAAGAAGGAACTCACAACCAGGGATGTTCAAGAAGGTTTTGACATTACACTTACAAAGCACAAGGGCGGG TATGCATTACGGAAATTGTACCATGAAAGTCCCAGGCTTATATGTGTACTATATACAGCGCCAACCTGTGGTCCTTGTAGGACTTTGAAGCCAATTCTTAGTAAG GTAATAGATGAATTCGACCAGAATGTACATTTTGTTGAAATTGATATTGAAGAAGATCCAGAAATAGCAGAAGCAGCTGGAATTATGGGTACACCATGTGTGCAGTTCTTCAAAAATAAGGAGATGCTCAG GACGGTGTCGGGGGTGAAAATGAAGCGAGAGTATCGAGAAttcattgaagaaaataagtGA
- the LOC121268404 gene encoding NADPH-dependent thioredoxin reductase 3-like isoform X1: MSSILSNALPPHNHSLFLLSTLSTRRRALRFHSPATRSALLQVTASSPELPTTPAKNVENVVIIGSGPAGYTAAIYAARANLKPVVFEGYQVGGVPGGQLMTTTEVENFPGFPDGISGPDLMERMRLQAERWGAELFQEDVENIDLKNSPFTVQSSERKVKCHSVIFATGATAKRLRLPREDEFWSRGISACAICDGASPLFKGQVLAVVGGGDTATEEALYLTKYARHVHLLVRRDQLKASRAMQDRVYNNPNITVHYNTETLDIISNTKGQMSGVLVRKVDTGEESVLEAKGLFYGIGHSPNSQLLEGQVVLDSSGYLLVEEGTAKTSVEGVFAAGDVQDHEWRQAVTAAGSGCIAALSVERYLVHNDLLVEFHQPQAEEVKKELTTRDVQEGFDITLTKHKGGYALRKLYHESPRLICVLYTAPTCGPCRTLKPILSKVIDEFDQNVHFVEIDIEEDPEIAEAAGIMGTPCVQFFKNKEMLRTVSGVKMKREYREFIEENK, translated from the exons ATGTCCTCCATTCTCTCCAACGCTCTTCCTCCACACAACCACAGTCTCTTTCTCCTTAGCACCTTGTCCACTCGCCGGCGCGCCCTCCGTTTCCATTCCCCCGCTACTCGCTCTGCCCTTCTCCAAGTCACTGCCTCCTCGCCCGAACTCCCAACCACTCCAG CAAAAAATGTCGAGAATGTTGTTATCATAGGTTCAGGTCCTGCTGGATACACAGCGGCAATATATGCAGCTCGTGCCAATTTGAAGCCTGTAGTATTCGAGGGATATCAAGTAGGCGGTGTTCCTGGGGGACAGTTGATGACTACCACTGAGGTGGAGAATTTCCCTGGGTTTCCTGATGGAATAAGTGGTCCAGATTTGATGGAAAG GATGCGACTGCAAGCTGAGCGTTGGGGAGCAGAATTGTTTCAAGAAGACGTGGAAAATATCGATTTAAAAAATAGTCCTTTTACAGTGCAAAGTAGTGAACGTAAG GTTAAGTGCCACAGTGTCATTTTTGCCACAGGAGCTACTGCAAAAAGGCTTAGGTTACCCCGTGAAGATGAATTTTGGAGTAGGGGAATTAGTGCTTGTGCTATTTGTGATGGGGCATCACCCTTGTTCAAGGGGCAAGTTCTTGCTGTTGTTGGAGGGGGTGATACAGCTACTGAGGAAGCATTGTACCTTACTAAATATGCTCGTCATGTTCATTTACTTGTACGTAGAGACCAACTAAAGGCTTCCAGAGCTATGCAAGATAG AGTGTACAACAATCCAAATATCACCGTTCACTACAATACAGAGACCTTGGATATTATTAGCAATACAAAAGGTCAGATGTCTGGAGTTTTAGTTCGAAAAGTCGATACTGGCGAGGAATCCGTGCTTGAGGCAAAGGGATTATTTTATGGTATAGGCCATTCACCAAATAGCCAGTTGTTGGAAGGCCAAGTTGTGCTCGACAGCTCTGGCTATTTGTTAGTTGAAGAGGGTACTGCAAAAACTTCAGTTGAAGGTGTATTTGCTGCTGGAGATGTGCAG GACCACGAATGGAGGCAAGCTGTAACTGCTGCTGGATCTGGATGCATTGCTGCTTTATCAGTCGAGAGATATCTTGTGCACAATGATCTCCTTGTTGAGTTTCACCAG CCCCAAGCTGAAGAGGTGAAGAAGGAACTCACAACCAGGGATGTTCAAGAAGGTTTTGACATTACACTTACAAAGCACAAGGGCGGG TATGCATTACGGAAATTGTACCATGAAAGTCCCAGGCTTATATGTGTACTATATACAGCGCCAACCTGTGGTCCTTGTAGGACTTTGAAGCCAATTCTTAGTAAG GTAATAGATGAATTCGACCAGAATGTACATTTTGTTGAAATTGATATTGAAGAAGATCCAGAAATAGCAGAAGCAGCTGGAATTATGGGTACACCATGTGTGCAGTTCTTCAAAAATAAGGAGATGCTCAG GACGGTGTCGGGGGTGAAAATGAAGCGAGAGTATCGAGAAttcattgaagaaaataagtGA
- the LOC121268405 gene encoding xylan glycosyltransferase MUCI21-like, with the protein MVHFHLHHHRWRKGEKYIEEDEESQLQALIIECGSTSCYYKRTRPKLLSLLFLFIFSFHLFSCGTTFSHFHSFGVEKERPVADMNANTPVCSSTSNGTICCDRSSIRSDICSMKGDVRTHPASSSVFLYIARDSDGVINYGEEEGYEELKLERIRPYTRKWETSVMGGISELNLIAKKVNHGIKHHCDVWHDVPAVFFSTGGYTGNLYHEFNDGILPLYITSQHLNKKVVFVILEYHDWWILKYGDVLSQLSDYPAINFSGDNRTHCFPEAIVGLRIHDELTVDSSLMEGKKSINDFQNLLDQAYWPRIRGLIQDEEREAQEKLEQKLSLSPTLEISIVMEREVEQEQLEKPKLVILSRNGSREITNQNLLVKMAEEIGFRVEVLMPVRTSELARIYRVLNSSDVMVGVHGAALTHFLYMRPGSVFIQIIPLGTAWAAETYFGEPVRKLGLKYIGYEIIPEESSLYDKYDKSDPVLRDPDSVNEKGWQYTKSIYLEDQNVRLDLRRFRKQLVRAYDHIAKTKGHVHHQPW; encoded by the exons ATGGTGCactttcatcttcatcatcaccgGTGGAGAAAAGGTGAGAAATATATCGAAGAAGATGAGGAGTCTCAACTTCAAGCCCTTATTATAGAATGTGGAAGCACCAGTTGTTACTACAAGAGAACCAGGCCCAAGCTACTATCcctcctctttctttttattttttcttttcacctcTTCAGCTGTGGCACCACCTTCTCTCATTTCC ATTCATTTGGAGTAGAAAAAGAACGCCCTGTTGCTGATATGAATGCAAATACTCCCGTGTGTTCTTCGACCTCAAATG GAACTATATGTTGTGATAGAAGCAGTATTCGTTCTGATATATGTAGCATGAAAGGGGATGTAAGAACACACCCTGCTTCTTCTTCAGTCTTCCTTTACATCGCAAGAGACTCCGATGGTGTCATTAATTATGGGGAGGAAGAGGGATATGAGGAACTCAAACTCGAAAGAATCAGACCCTATACACGGAAATGGGAAACAAGTGTCATGGGCGGCATCAGTGAATTAAACCTTATTGCAAAGAAAGTGAATCATGGTATAAAACATCATTGTGATGTCTGGCATGATGTTCCAGCTGTGTTCTTCTCAACCGGAGGATATACAGGTAATCTTTATCACGAATTTAATGATGGGATTCTGCCATTGTACATCACTTCACAGCATTTGAACAAGAAGGTTGTGTTTGTCATTCTTGAATATCATGACTGGTGGATTCTGAAGTATGGAGATGTACTTTCTCAGCTCTCTGATTATCCAGCAATAAATTTTAGTGGGGACAATAGAACTCATTGCTTCCCAGAAGCCATTGTTGGTCTGAGAATCCATGATGAGCTCACTGTGGACTCTTCGTtaatggaaggaaaaaagagCATTAATGATTTTCAAAATCTTCTAGACCAAGCTTACTGGCCACGAATCAGGGGTTTGATCCAAGATGAGGAACGGGAAGCGCAAGAGAAGCTGGAACAAAAGCTTTCTTTGTCCCCGACATTGGAAATCTCAATTGTAATGGAAAGGGAAGTGGAACAGGAACAATTAGAGAAGCCTAAACTGGTGATTTTATCACGGAATGGGTCTAGGGAGATAACTAATCAGAACTTATTGGTGAAAATGGCGGAGGAAATTGGGTTTCGAGTTGAAGTGTTGATGCCTGTCCGAACATCAGAATTGGCAAGGATTTATAGGGTTCTTAATTCAAGTGATGTTATGGTGGGGGTCCATGGTGCAGCTCTGACCCATTTTCTCTATATGAGACCTGGCTCTGTGTTTATTCAAATTATTCCACTTGGAACTGCATGGGCAGCAGAGACATATTTTGGAGAGCCCGTAAGGAAGCTTGGTTTAAAGTATATTGGCTATGAAATTATACCTGAAGAGAGCTCACTGTATGATAAATACGATAAGAGTGATCCCGTTCTTAGAGACCCAGACAGCGTGAATGAAAAGGGATGGCAATACACAAAAAGCATCTATCTTGAAGATCAAAATGTGAGACTAGACTTGAGAAGATTTAGGAAGCAGTTGGTTCGTGCTTATGACCACATTGCTAAAACGAAGGGACATGTTCATCACCAACCATGGTAA
- the LOC121268406 gene encoding LOW QUALITY PROTEIN: transcription initiation factor IIB-2-like (The sequence of the model RefSeq protein was modified relative to this genomic sequence to represent the inferred CDS: substituted 2 bases at 2 genomic stop codons), with amino-acid sequence MSDAYCSDCKRQTEVVFDHSAGDTVCSECGLVLESHSIDETSEWRTFANESGDNDPVRVGGPTNPLLADGGLSTVIAKPNGATGEFLSSSLGRWQNRGSNPDRGLILAFKTIATMSDRLGLVATIKDRANEIYKRVEDQKSSRGRNQDALLAACLYIACRQEDKPRTVKEICSVANGATKKEIGRAKEYIVKQLGLENGQSVEMGTIHAGTSWXDFFLXNKRFCSNLGMNNQAVKAAQEAVTKSEEFDIRRSPISIAAAVIYIITQLSDDKKPLKDISVATGVAEGTIRNSYKDLYPHVSKIIPGWYAKEEDIKNLCSP; translated from the exons ATGTCCGACGCGTATTGCTCAGACTGCAAGAGGCAGACGGAGGTGGTGTTCGACCACTCTGCAGGGGATACCGTGTGCTCCGAGTGCGGCCTCGTTCTTGAGTCCCACTCCATCGACGAGACCTCCGAGTGGCGAACTTTCGCCAACGAATCGGGCGATAACGACCCCGTCCGTGTCGGCGGCCCCACCAACCCCCTCTTGGCCGACGGTGGCCTTTCCACCGTCATAGCCAAACCCAACGGTGCCACCGGTGAGTTCCTCTCGTCCTCACTCGGCCGCTGGCAGAACCGCGGCTCCAACCCCGATCGGGGGCTAATCCTCGCCTTCAAGACCATCGCCACTATGTCTGATAG GTTAGGCCTTGTTGCAACCATTAAG GACCGAGCTAATGAGATATATAAGAGGGTGGAAGATCAGAAGTCTAGTAGAGGAAGAAACCAGGATGCACTATTGGCTGCTTGCCTGTACATTGCTTGTCGACAAGAAGATAAGCCACGCACTGTAAAGG AAATTTGCTCTGTCGCCAATGGAGCCACAAAGAAGGAAATTGGCCGAGCAAAAGAATACATAGTGAAACAACTGGGGTTGGAGAATGGCCAGTCGGTGGAAATGGGAACAATTCATGCTGGGACTTCATGGTGAGATTTTTTTCTCTGAAATAA ACGATTTTGTTCCAATCTTGGTATGAATAATCAAGCGGTTAAAGCTGCCCAAGAAGCTGTAACAAAGTCAGAAGAGTTTGATATAAG GAGGAGCCCTATATCAATTGCAGCAGCAGTCATTTACATTATCACCCAGCTTTCAGATGATAAGAAACCTCTTAAAG ATATTTCAGTTGCTACTGGAGTTGCAGAAGGGACAATAAGGAATTCCTACAAGGATCTTTATCCCCATGTATCAAAGATAATTCCAGGCTGGTATGCCAAGGAGGAGGATATCAAGAACCTTTGCAGCCCTTGA